A window from Desulfovibrio subterraneus encodes these proteins:
- a CDS encoding ribbon-helix-helix domain-containing protein → MCEMYASTSPAEYEQVTRSVRLHGGVTSVRLERRFWNVLEELAASENTSLPRFLETLHDEAVVIHGTVGNFASLLRVVCTTYLSSRPAVERQAV, encoded by the coding sequence ATGTGTGAGATGTATGCATCTACCAGCCCGGCGGAATATGAACAGGTGACACGCTCTGTCAGACTGCACGGCGGTGTGACAAGCGTTCGGCTGGAACGCCGTTTCTGGAACGTGCTTGAGGAACTTGCGGCATCGGAGAATACCTCCCTGCCCAGATTTCTTGAAACGCTTCATGATGAGGCGGTTGTCATACACGGAACAGTGGGGAATTTTGCATCCCTGCTGCGGGTCGTATGCACGACGTACCTCAGCTCCCGTCCCGCTGTGGAGAGACAGGCGGTCTGA
- a CDS encoding AlbA family DNA-binding domain-containing protein, which yields MKRIPFTYSRLFALTVLLGLCLLLFLMIQMRLVERQLAGLALGYFSDNARTSIQNVQENIGRLARDGASIPDSALVDEMLFLLESSHAGYVLVLPGHNRAELIEGESGVRVSMTEEGEGKVSYGISEVGGTGAASGGLDVEELKELTSTMRANLMLVLPAADTTPVIDLMRTPEGKRFVMLHVRSTAGSEPVTVCLLFLPEKFLNRLVAPIPMQMTAALLQQDRVIAVSAGAGKAFRELAGNDMRGVNLVDLLEKVGPAGELDHVETVTEEMNSGLRVIFISQGMGLLKGLLTTPLFLSSVGGFVVVLVALVLAISRYLTRHRRYYRPEVKVDADFVRKLIRQGEGMHVEFKSTLRQNLLSGKRDKSMEIAVLKGMCAFMNTSGGTMIVGVGDSGEVLGLEPDEFQSEDHALRHLGNVFNECVGPRHFNCVSLHACKLDGKQLLVALCRQSTYPVFIRYQSTEHFYVRQGPSNRSLSIGEFWEISDKFKR from the coding sequence ATGAAGAGAATTCCTTTCACATACAGTCGATTATTTGCGCTCACGGTGTTGCTTGGTCTCTGCCTGCTCCTCTTCCTCATGATCCAGATGCGTCTGGTGGAAAGGCAGCTGGCCGGGCTCGCATTAGGCTATTTTTCGGATAATGCGCGTACCTCCATTCAGAATGTGCAGGAGAATATCGGCCGGCTTGCCCGTGACGGCGCCTCCATCCCCGACAGCGCCCTGGTGGATGAGATGCTGTTTCTTCTGGAGAGCTCACATGCCGGATATGTGCTGGTGCTGCCGGGGCACAACCGTGCAGAACTCATCGAAGGCGAATCCGGCGTTCGCGTGAGCATGACGGAAGAGGGTGAGGGCAAGGTGTCCTACGGTATATCCGAGGTCGGCGGCACGGGAGCCGCATCCGGCGGGCTGGATGTGGAAGAACTCAAGGAACTGACAAGCACCATGCGGGCCAACCTCATGCTGGTGCTGCCCGCAGCGGATACCACGCCCGTGATCGATCTGATGCGCACGCCGGAAGGCAAGCGGTTTGTCATGCTGCATGTCCGTTCTACCGCGGGAAGCGAACCGGTAACCGTGTGTCTGCTCTTTCTGCCGGAAAAGTTCCTGAACAGGCTTGTGGCCCCCATTCCCATGCAGATGACTGCCGCCCTGCTGCAACAGGACAGGGTGATTGCGGTTTCCGCAGGCGCAGGCAAGGCATTCAGGGAACTGGCCGGTAATGATATGCGCGGTGTAAACCTTGTTGACCTGCTCGAAAAGGTGGGCCCCGCAGGCGAACTGGACCATGTGGAAACCGTGACTGAAGAAATGAACAGCGGCCTGCGTGTGATATTCATCAGTCAGGGCATGGGGTTGCTGAAAGGGTTGCTGACGACCCCGTTATTCCTCTCTTCCGTGGGCGGCTTCGTGGTGGTGCTGGTGGCGCTTGTGCTTGCCATTTCCCGTTACCTCACCCGCCACAGGCGCTATTACCGTCCTGAAGTGAAAGTCGATGCCGATTTTGTGCGCAAACTTATCCGGCAGGGTGAGGGCATGCACGTGGAGTTCAAGTCCACCCTTCGCCAGAACCTCTTGAGCGGCAAACGTGACAAGAGTATGGAAATAGCCGTGCTCAAGGGCATGTGCGCGTTTATGAATACATCCGGCGGCACCATGATCGTGGGGGTGGGGGATTCCGGCGAAGTGCTGGGGCTTGAGCCCGATGAATTCCAGAGCGAAGATCACGCCCTGCGGCATCTTGGCAATGTGTTCAACGAATGCGTGGGACCAAGGCATTTCAACTGCGTATCCCTGCATGCCTGCAAGCTGGATGGCAAGCAGCTGCTGGTGGCGTTATGCCGTCAGTCCACCTATCCGGTGTTTATTCGCTACCAGAGTACCGAGCATTTCTACGTGCGGCAGGGGCCCTCGAACCGGAGCCTGAGCATTGGCGAATTCTGGGAGATTTCCGACAAGTTTAAACGCTGA
- a CDS encoding glycosyltransferase, whose translation MRLAFFNATRKWGGVKTWTLEFAAALQRLGHTVIVLGREGAFIERALGLGLDARAVDFGPDYNPFAIARFMRFFREERIDCALVNVGRDLRTAGIAAKLCGIPLVQRVGLPEDMKNVWKVRALHNWLRPHYLCPCRFNRDGLLAHLPCIDAADTTVIHSAKVPADKAPEHLNSPLQIATTSQLNKDKGHRELMGVLARLRDEGHDFHWHVAGTGNEEPALHALAQELQLQDRITWHGWTQNVGAILRQADIFALPSLSEGLPNTLLEAMAVGCIPVARNVGGVAEVWPDSMNEFLVEPGTGSDDRFHAALGTLLTARPESLLHLKHEAWNQCVHAFSLETQARKLEAFFMDITGKR comes from the coding sequence ATGCGTCTCGCTTTTTTCAATGCCACCCGCAAATGGGGGGGCGTCAAGACATGGACCCTCGAATTCGCCGCCGCCTTGCAACGGCTCGGCCACACGGTCATCGTGCTCGGCAGGGAAGGCGCGTTCATAGAGCGGGCGCTCGGACTCGGACTGGATGCCCGTGCCGTTGATTTCGGACCTGACTACAACCCCTTTGCCATAGCCCGCTTCATGCGCTTTTTCCGCGAAGAACGCATAGACTGTGCACTCGTGAACGTGGGCCGCGACCTGCGCACAGCCGGCATTGCGGCCAAGCTGTGCGGCATTCCGCTGGTGCAGCGCGTGGGCCTGCCCGAAGACATGAAAAACGTCTGGAAGGTGCGCGCACTGCACAACTGGCTGCGCCCGCACTACCTGTGCCCGTGCCGCTTCAACCGCGACGGCCTGCTGGCCCACCTGCCCTGCATTGATGCAGCAGATACAACCGTTATCCACTCCGCCAAGGTGCCTGCCGACAAAGCACCGGAGCACCTCAACTCGCCCCTGCAGATAGCCACCACCAGCCAGCTCAACAAAGACAAGGGCCACCGCGAACTCATGGGCGTTCTTGCCCGCCTGCGGGATGAAGGACACGACTTTCACTGGCATGTGGCCGGAACAGGCAACGAAGAACCCGCCCTGCACGCGCTGGCGCAGGAACTGCAGCTGCAAGACAGAATCACATGGCATGGCTGGACACAGAACGTGGGAGCCATTCTCAGACAGGCCGATATTTTTGCCCTGCCCTCGCTGAGCGAAGGGTTGCCCAACACCCTGCTGGAAGCCATGGCTGTCGGCTGCATCCCCGTTGCACGCAACGTGGGCGGCGTGGCCGAAGTGTGGCCGGACAGCATGAACGAATTTCTTGTCGAACCCGGCACCGGCAGCGACGACCGCTTCCACGCCGCGCTCGGCACCCTGCTCACGGCCCGGCCGGAATCCCTGCTGCACCTGAAGCACGAAGCGTGGAACCAGTGTGTTCACGCCTTCTCGCTGGAAACGCAGGCCCGCAAGCTGGAAGCCTTTTTCATGGATATCACAGGAAAACGCTAA
- a CDS encoding SurA N-terminal domain-containing protein: MLDSIRQNAQSWGVKIAFALIIIVFVFWGVGSMSNSSRSSVIATVNEEPILIPEFKQAYDQQFAMLKRQIPGLKQEDLKQLGFTQQVLQQLVSKKLLLQEAERLGITVTPQELKKTIASIAVFRNEKDVFDGDLYKRVLEAQGMTPGQFEESYRKDILIQKMQEYIGLPASVTDDEARTAFNYAAEKRSIEFTVLSAASFMTKASVAPEKVKEFYEQNKEQFKQPATVSLEYITITPKTLAKSVKVDEAEIAAFYDQNAETYFVQDESVHARHILVLVDANAPEATVNEAKAKIDQVLARLKKGEDFAALAKKYSEGPSAPTGGDLGEFGRGAMVKPFEDAAFALEAGQVSDIVRTQFGFHIIKVEKKTPRRVKSLAEVHDDVRQRLAEDKAADGVADTLDVVFEEVMAGKSMADAAAAHALDLRTTPEFPRAKAMDIVGIKPESLDAVFGTIAGGVVETPLEVEGGYMVARVTTSAPESYIDFEQVKTMIEGRLLQEAAMQMAGEEAKKIAPEVAAGNLPKELADTVQVSPLFDRRGFVPGLGQAPELVNAVFAASADKWGGPFMSAAGAVFFRLKDSSLPSDTEWDSAKDQVKESMLRAKRQEMFRAFMTDLAKKSEVLIQNQDVLDKI, from the coding sequence ATGTTGGACTCTATTCGGCAGAATGCCCAGTCGTGGGGCGTAAAAATTGCCTTTGCGCTTATCATTATCGTGTTCGTCTTCTGGGGAGTGGGCTCCATGAGCAACTCCAGCAGATCGTCCGTGATTGCCACGGTCAATGAAGAACCGATTCTGATTCCCGAATTCAAGCAGGCCTACGATCAGCAGTTTGCCATGCTTAAGCGTCAGATCCCCGGTCTGAAGCAGGAAGACCTGAAGCAGCTGGGATTCACGCAGCAGGTGCTGCAGCAGCTCGTGAGCAAGAAGCTGCTTCTGCAGGAAGCAGAGCGTCTCGGCATTACCGTTACGCCTCAGGAGCTGAAGAAGACCATTGCTTCCATCGCGGTGTTCCGCAATGAGAAGGACGTGTTCGACGGCGACCTGTACAAGCGTGTTCTGGAAGCGCAGGGCATGACTCCCGGGCAGTTCGAAGAGTCCTACCGCAAGGATATCCTGATCCAGAAGATGCAGGAGTACATCGGCCTTCCGGCTTCCGTGACCGATGATGAAGCCCGCACTGCCTTCAACTACGCGGCTGAAAAACGTTCCATCGAGTTCACCGTGCTGTCTGCTGCCTCCTTTATGACCAAAGCTTCCGTGGCCCCTGAAAAGGTCAAGGAATTCTATGAGCAGAACAAGGAGCAGTTCAAGCAGCCCGCAACGGTGAGCCTTGAATACATCACCATCACCCCCAAGACTCTGGCCAAGAGCGTGAAGGTGGACGAGGCAGAAATCGCCGCCTTCTATGATCAGAATGCCGAAACCTACTTCGTGCAGGATGAGTCTGTGCATGCCCGCCACATTCTTGTGCTGGTGGATGCCAACGCTCCAGAGGCAACGGTGAACGAAGCCAAGGCCAAGATCGATCAGGTGCTTGCCCGTCTGAAGAAGGGCGAGGACTTTGCCGCGCTGGCCAAGAAGTATTCTGAAGGTCCTTCCGCCCCCACCGGCGGTGACCTTGGCGAGTTCGGCCGCGGTGCCATGGTGAAGCCTTTCGAGGACGCAGCCTTTGCACTTGAAGCCGGCCAGGTTTCCGATATCGTGCGTACGCAGTTCGGCTTCCACATCATCAAGGTGGAGAAGAAGACCCCCCGTCGCGTGAAGTCGCTGGCCGAAGTGCATGACGACGTTCGTCAGCGTCTGGCTGAAGACAAGGCCGCAGACGGCGTGGCAGATACACTTGACGTGGTGTTCGAAGAAGTCATGGCCGGCAAGTCCATGGCGGATGCAGCCGCGGCGCATGCCCTTGACCTGCGTACCACCCCCGAGTTCCCCCGTGCAAAGGCGATGGACATCGTGGGTATCAAGCCTGAATCCCTTGATGCCGTGTTCGGTACCATAGCCGGTGGCGTTGTTGAGACGCCTCTGGAAGTGGAGGGTGGCTACATGGTTGCCCGCGTGACGACCAGCGCCCCCGAAAGCTACATCGACTTCGAGCAGGTGAAGACCATGATCGAAGGCCGTCTGCTGCAGGAAGCAGCCATGCAGATGGCTGGCGAAGAAGCCAAGAAGATTGCACCGGAAGTTGCTGCAGGCAATCTGCCCAAGGAACTGGCAGATACCGTGCAGGTGTCTCCGCTGTTTGACCGTCGCGGTTTTGTACCGGGACTGGGGCAGGCTCCCGAACTGGTGAATGCTGTGTTTGCAGCATCTGCCGACAAGTGGGGCGGACCTTTCATGAGCGCCGCAGGTGCCGTGTTCTTCCGCCTGAAAGATTCCAGTCTGCCGTCCGATACGGAATGGGATTCTGCAAAGGATCAGGTGAAGGAATCCATGCTCCGCGCCAAGCGTCAGGAGATGTTCCGTGCATTCATGACTGATCTTGCCAAGAAGAGCGAAGTACTGATTCAGAATCAGGACGTTCTCGACAAGATCTAG
- a CDS encoding aconitate hydratase, producing MSMNVTQKIIAAHLVSGEMVAGGEIGLRIDQTLTQDATGTMAYLQFEAMGVDRVRTDLSVSYVDHNTLQMGFRNSDDHRFLRTVAQKYGVVFSPPGTGICHQLHLENFAKPGATLVGSDSHTPTAGGIGSLAMGAGGLSVALAMAGEPYFIAMPKVIKVQLEGKLTGWASAKDVILHLLGLLTVKGGVGKVFEYAGPGVATLSVPERAVITNMGAELGATTSLFPSDDKTRQFLAAMGREADWKELVADAGAAYDDVIVIDLSKLEPLAAQPHMPDRVVSVRELAGKKVDQVAIGSCTNSSYADMKSVAGLFGAAKVCPETDTLISPGSKQVLKMLAREGLVEPLLDAGARLLECSCGPCIGMGGSPVSAGVSVRTFNRNFEGRSGTKDADVYLVSPLTAAMVAIRGEFTDPATWGEAPAVPELPADVPSIRDLFIFPPADGSGVEVLRGPNIVPLEKFDGFGDSVTAQVLLKAGDDITTDHIMPAGAQITALRSNVPAISEHVFSRVDEGFVARAKACDNGIIVAGENYGQGSSREHAALAPRHLGVRAVIAKSLARIHRANLVNFGILPLILEDKADYDRFALGGKVTVPVAAVTAGGSVEITLEGAGSVAVKNDLTQKELDIIRAGGLLNYVRLSKTGAA from the coding sequence ATGTCCATGAATGTTACGCAAAAGATCATTGCGGCCCATCTTGTCTCCGGTGAAATGGTTGCCGGGGGCGAAATCGGCCTGCGCATAGACCAGACCCTGACGCAGGACGCAACCGGTACCATGGCGTACCTCCAGTTCGAAGCCATGGGTGTGGACCGTGTGCGTACCGACCTGTCCGTGAGCTATGTGGACCACAACACCCTGCAGATGGGCTTCCGCAACTCGGACGACCATCGCTTCCTGCGCACTGTGGCGCAGAAGTACGGCGTGGTGTTCTCTCCTCCCGGAACCGGTATCTGTCATCAGCTGCATCTGGAAAATTTCGCCAAGCCCGGCGCAACGCTGGTCGGTTCTGACAGCCACACGCCCACTGCGGGTGGCATAGGTTCCCTTGCCATGGGCGCGGGCGGTCTTTCCGTGGCGCTTGCTATGGCCGGTGAGCCCTACTTCATTGCCATGCCCAAGGTCATCAAGGTGCAGCTTGAAGGCAAGCTGACCGGCTGGGCCTCTGCCAAGGACGTGATTCTGCATCTGCTCGGCCTGTTGACTGTAAAGGGCGGCGTGGGCAAGGTGTTTGAATATGCCGGTCCCGGCGTTGCCACCCTGTCCGTGCCCGAACGTGCGGTCATCACCAACATGGGTGCGGAACTCGGTGCCACCACTTCTCTGTTCCCCAGCGACGACAAGACCCGTCAGTTCCTCGCAGCCATGGGCCGCGAGGCAGACTGGAAGGAACTTGTGGCCGATGCGGGCGCAGCGTACGACGATGTCATCGTCATAGACCTTTCCAAGCTGGAACCCCTTGCCGCCCAGCCGCACATGCCCGACCGCGTGGTTTCCGTGCGTGAACTGGCAGGCAAGAAGGTGGATCAGGTTGCCATCGGCTCCTGCACCAACTCCTCCTATGCGGACATGAAGTCCGTTGCGGGCCTGTTCGGCGCAGCCAAGGTCTGCCCGGAAACCGATACCCTGATCAGCCCCGGCTCCAAGCAGGTGCTGAAGATGCTGGCCCGCGAAGGTCTGGTGGAGCCGCTGCTCGACGCAGGCGCGCGTCTGCTGGAATGTTCCTGTGGTCCCTGCATCGGCATGGGCGGTTCTCCCGTTTCCGCAGGTGTTTCCGTGCGTACCTTCAACCGCAACTTTGAAGGGCGTTCCGGCACCAAGGACGCGGACGTGTATCTTGTGAGCCCGCTTACCGCAGCCATGGTTGCCATCCGCGGCGAGTTCACCGACCCCGCCACATGGGGCGAGGCACCCGCAGTGCCCGAACTGCCTGCTGACGTGCCTTCCATCCGCGATCTGTTTATCTTCCCGCCTGCCGACGGCTCCGGCGTGGAAGTACTGCGCGGACCCAATATCGTGCCGCTGGAGAAGTTCGACGGTTTCGGCGACAGCGTGACCGCTCAGGTACTGCTGAAGGCCGGTGACGACATCACCACCGACCACATTATGCCCGCAGGTGCCCAGATCACCGCGCTGCGCTCCAACGTGCCCGCCATCAGCGAGCATGTGTTCAGCCGCGTGGATGAAGGGTTCGTGGCACGCGCCAAGGCCTGCGACAACGGAATTATCGTGGCCGGTGAAAACTACGGTCAGGGTTCTTCCCGCGAGCATGCTGCGCTGGCTCCCCGTCATCTCGGTGTGCGTGCTGTCATCGCCAAGTCGCTTGCCCGCATTCACCGCGCCAACCTCGTGAACTTCGGCATTCTGCCCCTCATTCTTGAGGACAAGGCGGACTATGACCGTTTTGCGCTGGGCGGCAAGGTGACCGTGCCTGTGGCAGCCGTGACTGCCGGTGGCTCTGTGGAAATCACCTTGGAAGGCGCTGGCAGCGTGGCTGTGAAGAATGATTTGACGCAGAAGGAATTGGACATTATTCGGGCAGGCGGACTTCTGAACTACGTCCGTCTCTCAAAAACAGGCGCAGCTTAA
- a CDS encoding radical SAM protein has protein sequence MHYEGDIIRPPSEIDSILLQVTTGCPHNRCTFCGAYQDKSFRIKDDAVIEADILWAAERLRGMRRLFLCDGDCLSLPQARLVRLLQSIRTHLPWVTRVGTYGSAMSVGRKSDAELAELRGLGLSFVYMGVESGDDEVLRRVNKHVTAAQLIEQARRVSAAGMKLNVSVIVGLGGVEGSMRHARETGRVLSAMSPDFIGVLSLMLLPDTLLHEQCRRGEFAMPDAQGLLRELREMLSATDIRSGIFLTNHASNHLPMRVRLPKDKAAALERLDAAIDGYVPIKSEWMRAL, from the coding sequence ATGCATTACGAAGGCGACATCATACGCCCCCCCAGTGAAATAGATTCCATTCTGTTGCAGGTAACCACAGGCTGCCCCCATAATCGGTGCACCTTCTGCGGTGCCTATCAGGACAAATCATTCCGTATAAAGGATGATGCCGTGATTGAGGCAGACATTCTCTGGGCCGCAGAGCGGCTCAGAGGGATGCGCCGTCTCTTCTTGTGCGACGGCGACTGTCTGTCGCTGCCACAGGCCCGGCTTGTGCGCCTGCTGCAATCCATTCGCACACATCTGCCCTGGGTGACCCGAGTGGGAACTTACGGCAGCGCCATGTCCGTTGGCCGTAAATCGGATGCTGAACTGGCCGAGCTGCGCGGGCTCGGACTCTCGTTTGTCTATATGGGAGTGGAGTCGGGGGATGATGAGGTGCTGCGGCGGGTGAACAAGCATGTGACTGCTGCCCAGCTCATAGAGCAGGCACGGCGTGTTTCCGCAGCCGGAATGAAGCTGAATGTTTCCGTCATTGTCGGACTGGGCGGGGTGGAAGGCAGCATGCGCCATGCGCGTGAGACGGGCAGGGTGCTGAGTGCCATGTCGCCGGATTTCATAGGCGTGCTCAGCCTCATGCTTTTACCGGATACTCTTCTGCATGAGCAGTGCAGGCGCGGTGAATTTGCAATGCCCGATGCACAGGGGCTGCTGCGCGAACTGCGCGAGATGCTGTCGGCAACGGATATCCGTTCGGGCATTTTTCTTACCAACCACGCCTCGAACCACCTGCCCATGCGCGTGCGCCTGCCCAAGGACAAGGCTGCCGCGCTGGAAAGGCTGGATGCCGCCATAGACGGGTATGTTCCCATCAAATCCGAGTGGATGCGCGCCCTTTAG
- the larB gene encoding nickel pincer cofactor biosynthesis protein LarB, with the protein MHDHDMAALLHSTLNAVAEGTLSPEEAALRLKTAPSEAALNGVHVDLHRAMRTGLGEAVLALGKSDDRLITAVERLSGQQTPVLATRVSAAQGALLQHHFPHGTLHADAGLFCIGRDLSLTPPYTANGDVLVVTAGAADMGVALEALGTARFYGLDAGLVPDVGVAGLHRITPHLAALHKAKLLIVVAGMEGALPSVIAGLCGCPVIGVPTSVGYGAGAGGITPLFAMLNSCAAGISVVNIDNGYGAAVFAAKILNTFRHE; encoded by the coding sequence ATGCACGATCACGATATGGCAGCCCTGCTGCACTCAACGCTCAACGCCGTGGCCGAAGGCACCCTGTCGCCGGAAGAAGCCGCCCTGCGCCTGAAAACCGCTCCCAGCGAAGCGGCACTGAACGGCGTGCATGTTGACCTTCACAGAGCCATGCGCACCGGTCTGGGCGAGGCGGTTCTCGCGCTCGGCAAAAGCGACGACAGGCTGATCACGGCGGTTGAACGCCTTTCAGGGCAGCAAACCCCTGTTCTGGCCACACGGGTATCCGCCGCGCAAGGCGCATTGCTGCAACATCATTTTCCGCATGGCACACTGCATGCCGACGCAGGTCTTTTCTGCATCGGCCGCGACCTCTCCCTTACTCCGCCATACACCGCAAACGGAGATGTACTCGTAGTCACAGCAGGTGCCGCCGACATGGGCGTGGCGCTGGAGGCGCTGGGTACTGCACGCTTTTACGGACTTGACGCAGGACTGGTGCCTGACGTAGGCGTGGCGGGGCTTCATCGCATCACTCCCCATCTCGCCGCGCTGCACAAGGCCAAACTGCTCATCGTGGTGGCGGGAATGGAGGGCGCACTCCCCAGCGTGATAGCCGGCTTGTGCGGCTGCCCCGTCATCGGGGTGCCCACCTCGGTGGGATACGGTGCGGGTGCAGGCGGCATAACGCCGCTCTTTGCCATGCTCAACTCCTGCGCAGCAGGCATAAGCGTGGTGAACATAGATAACGGATACGGCGCGGCTGTCTTTGCCGCCAAGATTCTGAACACATTCCGACACGAGTAG
- a CDS encoding sigma-54-dependent transcriptional regulator, translating into MSPRRILFLAPAASVTHIFPRLKDAGYEVGLAENLKGASAFIRKSGPSVIFSRPQLPGYKVDDLLAVSQDDASFPPVIVFSDKGSVEEAERLLNMGAQDYWLEPLIYDKVIAAVPAGRKSIPAPAVTTLGGRKPQMPETGKGPNIIGSNPVMRRVLALAKQVAPSRATVLISGESGTGKEMFSKFLHVHSDRGNGPFVAVNCAALPEHLLESELFGHEKGAFTGAINRKLGKFELASGGTILLDEISEMDLGLQAKLLRVLQESELDRVGGTETVKVDVRVLATTNRNLEDWVKEGKFRQDLYFRLNVIPLRLPALRERGEDVLALARLFVDMYVREYGLAHLEFSQEALDWLVSYDWPGNVRELQNLMERATLLAGRGPISKNHFLLDPDSWPLFGEDEDQDAESAASGGMADSAGPVASGAGMQTASGTSVPGGDGSALFAQGVIPLHEMERIMILKGLEQTSGNRTQAAEMLGISVRTLRNKLNEYRGEGLDIP; encoded by the coding sequence ATGTCACCGAGACGTATACTTTTTCTTGCTCCGGCAGCATCTGTCACGCACATCTTTCCCCGACTCAAGGACGCAGGGTACGAGGTGGGCCTTGCGGAGAATCTGAAGGGAGCCTCCGCGTTCATCCGCAAGTCCGGACCGAGCGTCATCTTCTCACGTCCGCAGCTTCCCGGCTACAAGGTCGATGATCTGCTGGCGGTGAGTCAGGATGATGCCTCGTTCCCGCCCGTGATCGTGTTCAGCGACAAGGGCTCCGTGGAAGAAGCCGAGCGTCTGCTCAACATGGGTGCGCAGGATTACTGGCTGGAACCGCTCATCTACGACAAGGTTATTGCCGCTGTTCCCGCCGGCCGCAAGTCTATTCCGGCACCTGCCGTCACGACGCTTGGCGGGCGCAAACCCCAGATGCCCGAGACCGGAAAAGGCCCGAATATCATCGGCAGCAACCCGGTCATGCGCAGGGTTCTGGCCCTTGCCAAACAGGTGGCTCCCTCGCGGGCGACGGTGCTCATTTCCGGCGAATCCGGCACCGGCAAGGAAATGTTCTCCAAATTTTTGCATGTCCACAGCGACAGGGGCAACGGCCCCTTTGTTGCCGTGAACTGCGCGGCATTGCCGGAACATCTGCTGGAAAGCGAACTGTTCGGGCATGAAAAGGGCGCATTTACCGGAGCCATAAACCGCAAGCTCGGCAAGTTCGAACTGGCCAGCGGCGGGACCATTCTGCTGGACGAAATTTCTGAAATGGACCTTGGGCTGCAGGCCAAACTGCTGCGTGTGCTGCAGGAAAGCGAACTTGATCGCGTGGGCGGCACCGAAACGGTCAAGGTTGACGTGCGCGTTCTTGCCACGACCAACCGCAATCTCGAAGACTGGGTCAAGGAAGGCAAGTTCCGGCAGGATTTGTACTTCCGCCTTAACGTCATTCCCCTGCGTCTGCCCGCCCTGCGGGAACGGGGAGAAGATGTGCTGGCTCTGGCCCGTTTATTTGTGGATATGTACGTTCGCGAATACGGGCTTGCCCACCTTGAATTTTCGCAGGAAGCGCTCGACTGGCTGGTGTCCTATGACTGGCCCGGTAACGTGCGTGAATTGCAGAACCTGATGGAACGTGCCACGTTGCTGGCAGGACGCGGCCCCATCAGCAAGAATCATTTTCTCCTTGATCCGGATAGCTGGCCCCTGTTCGGCGAGGATGAGGATCAGGATGCGGAGTCTGCCGCATCCGGCGGGATGGCGGATTCCGCCGGTCCGGTTGCCTCCGGCGCCGGAATGCAGACTGCCTCCGGCACATCGGTGCCGGGCGGCGACGGAAGCGCGCTGTTTGCGCAGGGGGTTATCCCCCTGCATGAAATGGAACGCATAATGATTCTCAAAGGATTGGAGCAGACCTCCGGCAACCGTACACAGGCTGCGGAGATGCTCGGCATATCCGTTCGTACGCTGCGAAACAAGTTGAACGAGTATCGCGGCGAAGGGCTGGACATACCTTAA
- a CDS encoding DJ-1/PfpI family protein, with product MAKKLLLICGDFVEDYEVMVPFQALQAMGYSVDAVCPGKKAGESVATAIHDFEGHQTYSEKPGHNFTLNATFDDIRLDDYAGLIIPGGRAPEYLRLNEKVLAMVRHFHETKKVIGAVCHGAQLLAAAVALDGRRISAYPACSPEVRLAGAEYVNLQMDEAHVDGNIVTAPAWPAHPQWLRKIADLLG from the coding sequence ATGGCAAAGAAACTCTTGCTGATTTGTGGCGATTTTGTGGAAGATTACGAAGTTATGGTGCCGTTTCAGGCTCTGCAGGCCATGGGATATTCCGTGGATGCCGTTTGCCCCGGCAAGAAGGCCGGTGAATCCGTTGCCACCGCCATTCATGATTTCGAAGGGCATCAGACCTATTCTGAAAAGCCCGGACACAACTTCACTCTGAACGCAACCTTTGACGATATCCGCCTCGACGATTACGCAGGGCTCATCATTCCCGGCGGTCGCGCTCCGGAATACCTGCGTCTGAACGAGAAGGTGCTGGCTATGGTTCGCCATTTCCATGAAACCAAAAAGGTCATCGGCGCGGTCTGCCACGGTGCACAGCTGTTGGCTGCAGCCGTGGCTCTGGACGGCAGACGCATCTCCGCGTATCCTGCCTGCTCGCCGGAAGTGCGGCTTGCCGGTGCTGAATACGTGAATCTGCAAATGGACGAAGCCCATGTGGATGGCAATATCGTGACCGCACCGGCATGGCCTGCCCATCCTCAGTGGCTGCGCAAGATTGCCGACCTGCTCGGATAG